In one Neobacillus sp. WH10 genomic region, the following are encoded:
- the tnpA gene encoding IS200/IS605 family transposase has translation MSSDNSLSHTRWNCKYHIVFIPKYRRKIIYGKLRKEIGAILRRLCEMKDVEIIEAHAMPDHIHMLVKIPPKMSVSYFMGYLKGKSSLMIHDRHANLKYNYGNRTFWAKGYYVSTVGLNEKTIAKYIREQEAEDRLRDNMSKREYVDPFKDK, from the coding sequence ATGTCGAGCGACAATAGTTTATCACATACAAGATGGAATTGTAAGTATCACATCGTGTTCATCCCAAAATATAGAAGGAAAATTATTTATGGGAAACTAAGAAAGGAAATAGGTGCGATTCTAAGAAGACTATGTGAAATGAAAGATGTAGAAATTATTGAAGCACATGCAATGCCAGACCATATTCACATGTTAGTCAAAATACCACCGAAAATGTCAGTTTCGTATTTCATGGGATATTTAAAGGGAAAGAGTTCCTTGATGATCCATGATAGACATGCAAATTTAAAATACAATTATGGTAATCGAACATTTTGGGCAAAAGGATATTATGTAAGTACAGTTGGATTAAATGAAAAAACGATAGCAAAGTATATTCGGGAACAGGAAGCAGAGGATCGTTTGCGCGACAACATGAGCAAGCGAGAATACGTTGATCCATTTAAAGATAAATAG
- a CDS encoding GntR family transcriptional regulator, whose translation MEKERSSDIIEKHLCKAVMAGDYPIGSPLPSERELAKEFGVGRPTIREALQRLGRDGWLTIRQGQPAVVNDYWHDGNLTTLAHIIQNHDFVSDEFIVHLLEIRKSLTPTYVHDAVEWNRPKVVALLADLDQLNDDSNSYANYDWNLQKGLAVLSPNPVYLLILNSFNSFYIKMAQRYFSTGEHRRVSLEYYQDLLAASLNGTPEEAEKIAKEAMEKSLMLWKNRSEKN comes from the coding sequence ATGGAAAAGGAACGTTCTTCAGATATTATTGAAAAGCATTTGTGCAAGGCTGTAATGGCGGGTGACTATCCAATAGGGAGTCCACTGCCTTCGGAAAGGGAACTCGCAAAAGAATTCGGAGTTGGCCGTCCTACAATTAGGGAGGCACTACAGCGGTTAGGGAGGGATGGATGGCTTACGATCAGGCAGGGACAGCCAGCGGTTGTAAATGATTATTGGCACGATGGCAATCTAACAACACTTGCTCATATTATCCAAAATCATGATTTTGTTAGCGACGAATTTATTGTTCACTTGTTGGAAATAAGGAAATCACTGACGCCAACGTATGTTCATGATGCAGTTGAATGGAATCGGCCAAAAGTGGTTGCCTTGCTTGCTGATTTAGACCAACTGAACGACGATTCTAATAGCTATGCAAACTATGATTGGAATTTACAGAAAGGCCTAGCCGTTCTTTCGCCAAATCCGGTTTATTTATTGATTTTAAACAGCTTCAATTCCTTTTATATAAAAATGGCTCAGAGATATTTTTCAACAGGGGAGCATAGAAGAGTATCACTTGAATATTACCAAGACCTTTTAGCGGCTTCATTAAATGGAACACCTGAAGAGGCTGAAAAGATTGCAAAAGAGGCGATGGAGAAAAGCTTGATGCTTTGGAAGAACCGTTCAGAAAAAAACTAA
- a CDS encoding sterol desaturase family protein — MKVKYLKQFLSFPDIFVMSLIFLICFGFMFSHLSSLGTWVSFVLGMAGYIISEYMTHRFLFHMKPPKNAFFLKLLKRIHYDHHSDPNNLHLLFLPLWYSLPNIIVVGGIVYFITASLIITNAFITGVILFLLYYEWVHYRAHRPFQPLSPWGRWMKKIHLWHHFKNENFWYGVTNPSMDIIMGTFKDQKEVKLSKTTKNLEKRCDQDFHL, encoded by the coding sequence ATGAAAGTCAAGTATCTAAAACAATTCTTATCCTTTCCGGATATTTTCGTTATGAGTCTCATTTTCCTCATTTGTTTTGGCTTTATGTTTTCTCACTTGTCGTCATTAGGGACTTGGGTCTCTTTTGTATTGGGAATGGCAGGCTATATAATAAGTGAATATATGACACATCGGTTTCTCTTCCATATGAAACCGCCCAAGAATGCATTCTTTTTAAAGTTACTTAAACGAATCCATTATGACCATCACTCAGACCCCAACAATTTACATCTATTATTTTTACCACTTTGGTACAGCTTGCCTAATATTATCGTTGTTGGCGGAATTGTTTACTTTATTACAGCTAGCCTTATCATCACGAATGCCTTTATCACAGGAGTTATTCTATTTCTATTATATTATGAATGGGTACATTACCGAGCACATCGCCCATTCCAGCCGTTATCCCCTTGGGGCCGCTGGATGAAAAAAATCCATTTATGGCATCATTTCAAAAATGAAAATTTCTGGTATGGTGTAACGAATCCTTCTATGGATATTATCATGGGAACCTTTAAAGACCAGAAAGAGGTTAAATTAAGTAAAACCACCAAGAATCTTGAGAAACGTTGTGATCAGGATTTCCATTTATAA
- a CDS encoding hemolysin family protein: MDIVNLIIIAIFIALTAFFVAVEFAIVKVRGTRIDQLIKEGRRGATAAKHVVTHLDEYLSACQLGITVTALGLGVLGEPTVSKLLQPLFNKIHLNSSVSNILSIVIAFVLVTFINVVVGELAPKSFAIQKAETITLIFAKPMIWFYKLFYPFIWLLNTSSRKITGLFGLKPATENELAHSEEELRIILSESYQSGEINESELTYVNNVFDFNNRIAKEIMVPRTEMVSISIDDHPENIISLIKEQKYTRYPVINGDKDNIIGILNIKDILTSKISHDSEKNRSITPYIKQVICVIETIPIQNLLLKMQKERTQLAILLDEFGGTSGLITVEDIIEEIVGDIRDEFDTDEIPEIRKINDQHYIVSGKVLIETVNDLLGTSILNKDLDTIGGWFLSKKFDAKKDDRIDLDGYSFRIKEMEEHHILYMEIQKLAELEYMLPKTSVS, encoded by the coding sequence TTGGACATAGTAAACCTGATCATCATTGCCATCTTCATTGCATTAACTGCATTTTTTGTAGCGGTAGAATTTGCAATCGTAAAAGTAAGAGGCACACGTATCGATCAACTAATTAAAGAAGGAAGAAGAGGAGCAACTGCTGCCAAGCATGTGGTTACGCACTTAGATGAATATTTATCAGCCTGTCAGCTCGGAATTACCGTTACTGCCCTGGGCTTAGGTGTGCTGGGAGAACCAACTGTATCAAAACTATTGCAGCCTCTATTTAATAAAATTCATTTAAATAGTTCAGTTAGTAATATATTATCTATCGTCATTGCCTTTGTTCTCGTAACATTTATCAATGTAGTTGTCGGAGAATTAGCTCCTAAATCCTTTGCAATTCAAAAGGCAGAAACAATTACACTTATTTTTGCAAAGCCGATGATTTGGTTTTATAAATTGTTTTACCCCTTCATCTGGCTACTTAATACTTCCTCCAGAAAGATCACCGGGTTATTCGGGCTAAAACCAGCCACCGAAAACGAATTGGCCCATTCGGAAGAAGAGCTGAGGATAATTCTTTCTGAAAGTTATCAAAGCGGGGAAATTAACGAATCGGAATTAACCTATGTGAATAATGTTTTTGATTTTAATAATCGGATTGCCAAAGAAATTATGGTACCTAGGACTGAAATGGTAAGTATATCTATCGACGATCACCCTGAAAATATAATTTCACTAATTAAAGAACAAAAATATACACGTTATCCTGTCATTAACGGTGATAAAGATAACATAATTGGAATCCTGAACATCAAGGATATCTTAACTTCCAAAATATCACATGATTCGGAAAAAAATAGGTCGATTACACCTTATATTAAACAGGTAATTTGCGTGATTGAAACCATACCAATTCAAAATTTACTACTGAAAATGCAAAAAGAAAGAACCCAGTTGGCCATCCTTTTGGATGAATTTGGAGGTACTTCTGGTCTTATAACAGTTGAAGATATCATCGAAGAAATTGTTGGAGATATACGAGATGAATTCGATACGGATGAAATTCCAGAGATCCGTAAAATTAACGATCAGCATTATATTGTGAGTGGGAAGGTTCTAATTGAAACTGTTAACGACCTTCTAGGCACATCTATTTTGAATAAGGATTTAGACACAATTGGAGGTTGGTTTCTTTCTAAGAAATTCGATGCCAAAAAAGATGACCGGATAGATTTAGATGGTTATTCCTTTAGAATAAAGGAAATGGAAGAACATCATATTTTATATATGGAGATTCAAAAGCTGGCTGAATTAGAATACATGCTTCCAAAAACCTCTGTTTCCTAA
- a CDS encoding Yip1 family protein translates to MELQKEVDLQKEKPSLLGMFISPGLQFERIKGNPKFWVPLIIISILYVIGTTFMALSMNESIFIDQGVPEDQIDIALMFAKVTVAITGVLMPIFGVLISSAIQLAIARLASSTVSFKQLLSMNTFIMIIGAAGLILNNAIRYAIGGNIYIYITSLAGLLNQEKAGVLGSIEVFGIWSLVLTAIGLHKTAEFSKGLAWTIAILIFLIQIGFGLIGTLSQGVPKL, encoded by the coding sequence ATGGAATTACAAAAAGAAGTGGATTTACAGAAAGAAAAACCTAGTTTGTTGGGAATGTTTATTAGCCCTGGTCTTCAATTTGAAAGAATTAAGGGAAACCCGAAATTTTGGGTGCCGTTAATCATTATTAGTATCCTTTATGTAATAGGAACGACCTTTATGGCACTATCAATGAATGAATCTATTTTTATTGATCAAGGGGTGCCAGAAGATCAAATTGACATAGCTTTAATGTTTGCCAAGGTAACGGTTGCTATAACAGGAGTTTTAATGCCTATTTTTGGTGTCCTGATTAGCAGTGCAATCCAATTGGCGATTGCAAGGTTGGCAAGTTCAACAGTTTCATTTAAACAGTTATTGTCAATGAATACTTTTATTATGATAATCGGGGCAGCAGGCCTTATTTTAAACAATGCAATAAGATACGCAATAGGTGGAAACATTTATATATATATTACTAGTTTAGCAGGGCTGCTGAATCAAGAGAAAGCTGGAGTCTTAGGATCAATCGAAGTATTCGGAATCTGGTCATTAGTTTTAACGGCGATTGGGCTTCATAAAACAGCTGAATTTTCAAAAGGGCTGGCCTGGACAATTGCAATTTTGATCTTCTTAATCCAAATTGGTTTTGGATTGATAGGTACTTTATCACAAGGAGTGCCCAAACTTTAA
- a CDS encoding efflux RND transporter periplasmic adaptor subunit, with protein MLSVISLIVLMISISVYRQVFAKGPSVKTAQIKQEEISSLLMIPGTVKLQEEQIVYPAPDKGELKELLVEEGQTVKKGTVLAKLQNPQLDLEIEQNKLAIESANLKINQLDKKIKELKDKEKTLGDQVGKEEAKKQIAPEQEQLEMEKKLANLDLKQTSLQKDMISKRQAELEIKSTIDGVVLSAKKPASTSMEGTMSEPILHIGKLEGMTAAGLLSEYDTLKVSSGQKVMLKSDAVSGQEWQGEITKIAILPQQIQAGMQNGSQAVQYPVTVKISGDTKELKPGFQVIMEIETEKRSAMVLPIDAVHDDGDKPFVFIVKDGKAHKQKVKTGITSGEKIEILEGVAKGDQVIVSGPDNLKNGLEVTVK; from the coding sequence ATGCTGAGCGTTATCAGCTTGATTGTCCTTATGATTTCAATCAGTGTTTACCGGCAGGTTTTTGCCAAAGGACCTTCCGTAAAAACAGCTCAAATCAAACAGGAGGAAATTTCTTCGCTGTTAATGATCCCAGGTACAGTAAAACTTCAAGAGGAACAAATTGTTTATCCCGCCCCTGATAAAGGGGAGCTGAAGGAATTGCTTGTAGAAGAAGGGCAAACAGTCAAGAAGGGAACTGTCTTAGCAAAACTTCAAAATCCTCAGCTTGACTTAGAAATAGAGCAAAACAAATTGGCGATTGAATCGGCAAATTTGAAGATTAACCAACTTGATAAAAAAATTAAGGAGTTAAAAGACAAAGAAAAGACTCTTGGCGACCAAGTCGGTAAGGAAGAAGCAAAGAAACAGATTGCTCCGGAACAAGAACAGCTTGAAATGGAAAAGAAATTAGCAAATTTGGATTTAAAGCAAACTTCACTCCAAAAGGATATGATCAGCAAGCGCCAAGCTGAATTAGAGATTAAGAGTACCATAGATGGAGTGGTTTTATCGGCGAAAAAACCTGCCTCTACGTCCATGGAAGGAACTATGTCTGAACCTATTTTACATATTGGCAAGCTCGAAGGAATGACAGCTGCCGGACTTTTATCTGAATACGACACATTAAAGGTTAGCAGCGGACAGAAAGTTATGTTAAAATCTGACGCAGTATCTGGGCAGGAGTGGCAAGGGGAAATCACTAAGATTGCCATTCTCCCTCAGCAAATCCAAGCAGGCATGCAAAATGGAAGCCAGGCTGTCCAATACCCTGTTACAGTAAAAATTTCAGGTGATACAAAAGAGCTAAAGCCAGGTTTCCAAGTTATTATGGAAATTGAAACTGAGAAAAGGTCTGCCATGGTTCTTCCAATCGATGCGGTGCATGATGATGGTGATAAGCCTTTTGTGTTTATCGTAAAGGATGGAAAAGCCCATAAGCAAAAGGTAAAAACGGGTATTACCTCCGGAGAGAAGATTGAAATTCTTGAAGGTGTAGCAAAAGGAGACCAAGTTATTGTTAGTGGACCCGACAATCTTAAGAATGGGTTGGAAGTGACAGTCAAATGA
- a CDS encoding ABC transporter ATP-binding protein produces MIQLESITKSFLLGKESVHVLNGISLDIKKGEFVAIMGPSGSGKSTLMNIIGCLDKPTKGEYYLGGENVSHYNDKELARVRNQSIGFVFQQFHLLPRLSALKNVELPMIYAGIAKKERQDRAEEALVKVGLADRMDHLPNALSGGQKQRVAIARSIVNKPKLILADEPTGALDTKTSMDIMEQFRELNMEGVTVIVVTHESEVAEYANRTIMVRDGVIQSPASMDRGRLI; encoded by the coding sequence ATGATCCAGCTTGAATCAATCACAAAATCGTTTTTACTTGGTAAAGAAAGTGTGCATGTACTAAATGGGATTAGCCTAGACATCAAGAAAGGTGAATTTGTTGCCATAATGGGTCCTTCAGGCTCAGGGAAATCGACTTTGATGAATATCATCGGCTGTTTGGATAAGCCAACTAAAGGTGAATATTATCTGGGCGGTGAAAATGTATCGCATTATAATGACAAGGAATTAGCCCGGGTTAGAAATCAATCCATCGGCTTTGTCTTCCAGCAATTCCATCTGCTGCCACGTTTGTCAGCATTGAAAAATGTTGAACTTCCAATGATTTATGCAGGAATAGCAAAAAAAGAGCGCCAGGACCGAGCAGAAGAGGCATTAGTGAAAGTAGGACTGGCTGACCGGATGGACCATCTTCCAAATGCTTTATCAGGCGGACAAAAGCAGCGGGTGGCCATTGCCAGATCGATTGTTAATAAACCTAAACTTATCTTAGCGGATGAGCCGACAGGAGCACTTGATACGAAAACAAGCATGGATATCATGGAACAATTCCGGGAGCTTAATATGGAAGGTGTAACCGTTATTGTCGTTACCCATGAATCGGAAGTGGCGGAGTATGCAAACAGGACGATTATGGTTAGGGACGGAGTGATCCAGTCCCCTGCTTCGATGGATCGGGGGAGATTGATATGA
- a CDS encoding ABC transporter permease: MSFIENLSMALSSLKAHKMRSVLTMLGIIIGVGAVIIVVAIGQGGEAMLKSQITGPGNTIEMFYQPSDEEIRANPNVYMQAPFKQEDIRALEQIPEIKRVVATSTKVSSSRFQKNSVDVSTTGINQPYLQLNELKVAKGRSFTSADFLGGRRAGLISNKLQEELFKEENPVGKVMMIANQPIEIIGVLEKPTGLLSFGSMEVYLPFQTWRNIYGSSDFTQVTLQVASAEQLQAAGKKAAKLLNNMHNTEKSYQVINMEEIAQGIGQITKIMTLIIGSIAGISLFVGGIGVMNIMLVSVTERTREIGIRMALGATRGQVLTQFLIESMTLTLIGGILGIFLGWGASAVVSFFAGWPSLVSWQVVLGGVLFSMVIGVLFGLLPANKASKLDPIESLRYE, translated from the coding sequence ATGAGTTTTATAGAAAACCTTTCCATGGCATTAAGTTCTCTTAAAGCACATAAGATGCGCAGTGTACTTACGATGCTTGGGATTATTATTGGGGTGGGAGCTGTCATTATCGTTGTGGCCATCGGGCAAGGGGGAGAAGCAATGTTGAAATCGCAGATTACCGGTCCGGGGAATACGATTGAAATGTTTTATCAGCCTTCAGATGAAGAAATTCGGGCGAACCCAAACGTCTATATGCAGGCTCCGTTTAAGCAAGAGGATATACGTGCTCTTGAACAAATACCGGAAATTAAGCGAGTTGTTGCCACAAGCACGAAAGTATCTTCATCCAGATTTCAAAAAAATTCAGTAGATGTGTCGACAACTGGTATTAATCAGCCTTACTTACAGTTAAATGAGTTAAAGGTCGCTAAGGGAAGAAGTTTCACTTCTGCTGATTTTCTTGGCGGAAGACGTGCTGGGCTAATTAGCAATAAATTGCAGGAAGAATTATTTAAAGAGGAAAACCCTGTCGGGAAAGTTATGATGATTGCCAATCAGCCAATCGAAATCATTGGTGTCTTGGAAAAGCCGACCGGACTCCTTTCATTTGGTTCCATGGAGGTATATCTTCCGTTCCAAACATGGAGAAATATTTATGGCAGCAGTGATTTTACCCAGGTAACTCTACAAGTAGCGTCTGCCGAGCAGCTGCAAGCTGCTGGTAAAAAAGCGGCAAAGCTTTTAAATAATATGCATAATACAGAAAAATCCTATCAGGTTATTAATATGGAAGAAATCGCCCAAGGAATAGGTCAGATTACAAAAATTATGACCTTGATTATCGGGAGTATTGCCGGTATCTCTTTATTTGTCGGAGGCATTGGGGTAATGAATATAATGCTGGTTTCGGTAACAGAAAGGACAAGAGAAATTGGAATCCGCATGGCACTTGGAGCAACCCGTGGCCAGGTCTTGACGCAATTTCTCATTGAATCCATGACTCTAACTTTAATAGGCGGCATTCTGGGGATTTTTCTCGGATGGGGGGCATCCGCAGTAGTAAGCTTCTTTGCCGGCTGGCCATCCTTGGTTTCATGGCAAGTGGTATTAGGCGGTGTTTTATTCTCCATGGTTATTGGTGTTTTGTTCGGCTTACTTCCTGCGAACAAGGCTTCCAAGCTTGATCCGATTGAATCACTTCGATATGAATAG
- the trpB gene encoding tryptophan synthase subunit beta: protein MGKVSVESKGYFGEFGGSFIPDDLQIVMNKLEEQYFKYKDDPEFIDEFNYYLKEYIGRESPLTFAENLTKQIGGAKIYLKREDLNHTGAHKINNAIGQILLAKRMGAKRIIAETGAGQHGVATATACAMFGMECIIYMGKLDTERQALNVFRMELLGAKVVLVEKGQGRLKDAVDEALGDLVQNYKDTFYLLGSAVGPHPYPTLVKHFQSIISVESKRQVLEKEGKLPTALIACAGGGSNAIGAFAHYIDEPNVRLIGVEPAEAPTLTEGVPAVIHGFKCLTLLDEKGEPKPTYSIAAGLDYPGVGPEHSYLKTSGRAEYVTITGQESLAAFQLLSKTEGIIPALESSHAIAYAIKLAKKLPAEDVLIVNLSGRGDKDVEQVFNMLKNN from the coding sequence ATGGGAAAAGTGAGTGTAGAAAGTAAAGGTTATTTTGGAGAGTTTGGCGGCAGTTTTATTCCTGATGACTTACAGATTGTGATGAATAAGCTGGAGGAACAGTATTTTAAGTATAAAGATGACCCGGAATTTATAGATGAATTCAACTACTATCTTAAGGAATATATCGGGAGAGAAAGCCCGTTAACGTTTGCTGAAAATTTAACGAAACAAATTGGCGGAGCGAAAATTTATCTGAAAAGAGAGGATTTAAACCATACCGGTGCGCACAAAATTAATAATGCGATTGGGCAAATTTTATTAGCTAAAAGAATGGGAGCGAAGCGGATCATCGCAGAAACGGGAGCTGGTCAGCATGGTGTCGCCACAGCGACAGCTTGTGCCATGTTTGGGATGGAATGTATTATATACATGGGTAAACTAGACACCGAGCGCCAAGCACTTAACGTTTTTCGAATGGAATTATTAGGCGCAAAAGTTGTTCTTGTTGAAAAAGGGCAGGGGCGCCTAAAGGATGCTGTTGATGAGGCTTTGGGCGACCTGGTGCAAAATTATAAAGATACTTTTTATTTATTAGGTTCAGCTGTGGGGCCGCACCCGTATCCTACATTGGTCAAACATTTCCAGTCGATTATTAGTGTAGAATCGAAGCGTCAGGTCCTTGAAAAAGAAGGAAAACTACCAACTGCCTTGATTGCCTGTGCAGGAGGAGGCAGTAATGCGATTGGGGCATTTGCCCATTATATTGATGAACCAAATGTTCGCTTAATTGGAGTTGAACCAGCAGAGGCACCAACCTTAACTGAAGGGGTTCCAGCTGTCATCCATGGTTTTAAATGTTTAACACTGCTGGATGAAAAAGGCGAACCGAAGCCAACATATTCCATCGCTGCAGGGTTGGATTATCCAGGTGTGGGGCCAGAACACAGTTATTTGAAAACCAGCGGCAGAGCCGAATATGTGACAATCACTGGACAAGAGTCATTGGCTGCATTTCAATTGCTCAGTAAAACAGAAGGTATTATTCCGGCATTGGAAAGTTCCCATGCAATTGCCTATGCAATTAAGCTGGCAAAGAAATTGCCTGCTGAGGATGTCCTGATTGTAAACCTTTCGGGCCGCGGTGATAAAGATGTCGAGCAAGTTTTTAATATGCTAAAAAATAATTGA
- a CDS encoding YitT family protein produces MYWTRVRFYSNFSRAVDMSFIKRSCFIFCGALLVAISLQLFLVKNYVIDGGIIGISIILSHITHQEVGLFLLLLNTPFFILAYSFLGRRFLMLSLFANLVLSMGTFLLEPIPVITNNPILVIILGGFCLGLGVGITIRFGACLDGTEVLAILFSKRSPFSIGQYVLLFNLFIFGCSIFIFGLYEAIYSLATFFVAYKTIDFSIQVH; encoded by the coding sequence ATGTATTGGACAAGGGTTAGATTTTACAGTAACTTTAGCAGAGCAGTAGATATGTCTTTTATTAAGCGGAGTTGCTTTATTTTTTGCGGAGCATTGCTAGTCGCTATATCCTTACAATTATTTTTGGTGAAAAATTATGTGATTGACGGTGGCATCATTGGAATTAGTATTATACTCTCACATATCACACATCAGGAAGTAGGTTTATTTTTATTACTATTGAATACACCTTTTTTCATTCTTGCTTATTCTTTCCTTGGAAGACGGTTTCTCATGCTTAGCCTTTTTGCAAACCTTGTTCTGTCAATGGGAACGTTTCTGCTTGAACCGATTCCAGTCATAACCAATAACCCGATTTTAGTGATAATCCTTGGGGGATTCTGTTTAGGTTTGGGTGTTGGGATCACGATTCGGTTTGGAGCCTGTTTGGATGGGACCGAAGTGTTGGCCATCTTGTTTAGTAAACGGTCCCCTTTTTCTATTGGACAATATGTTCTATTATTTAATTTATTCATTTTCGGGTGTTCGATTTTCATATTTGGTTTATACGAAGCAATCTACTCATTAGCAACCTTTTTCGTAGCGTATAAGACTATTGATTTTTCTATACAGGTTCACTAA
- a CDS encoding alpha/beta hydrolase, giving the protein MGEIFTVCSGIPYLRFGLGDPLVFIHGLGEVKEGWANQFEFADQFDLIIPDLRGHGEYQSPGEISIKNFAHDVISLLKGLGISSAHICGLSMGGMVAQEIYRQAPEICRSLMLVSTLHYAPKQLGKLFLKSRKAHAENKSPDVLRETAAKVCLYSWTKENTESFYQFYKPNSEFYFKAMEDCLKVNNLRLLPKINVPTLIIGGQYDSVIPVWVQLLMHKQIPHSEFVIFRNTGHIAKLEAKDAFNKVLRNFLNKHKS; this is encoded by the coding sequence TTGGGAGAAATTTTCACCGTTTGCTCCGGTATTCCTTATTTGCGGTTTGGCCTGGGGGATCCATTAGTTTTTATCCATGGTCTTGGAGAAGTAAAAGAGGGCTGGGCAAATCAGTTTGAATTCGCTGATCAGTTTGACTTAATTATTCCTGATTTACGTGGACATGGTGAGTATCAATCACCAGGTGAGATCTCAATTAAAAACTTTGCTCACGATGTCATTTCTCTATTAAAAGGGCTTGGAATTAGTAGTGCACATATTTGCGGCTTGTCGATGGGTGGAATGGTGGCACAAGAAATTTATCGCCAAGCTCCCGAAATATGCCGATCATTAATGCTTGTCAGTACTTTACATTATGCTCCAAAACAACTAGGGAAATTGTTTTTAAAATCTCGCAAGGCACATGCCGAAAATAAATCCCCTGATGTTCTAAGAGAAACGGCGGCAAAGGTTTGCCTTTACTCTTGGACAAAAGAAAATACCGAAAGCTTTTATCAGTTTTATAAGCCGAATAGTGAATTCTATTTCAAGGCAATGGAGGACTGCCTTAAAGTAAATAACCTACGTTTACTTCCTAAAATTAATGTTCCTACCTTAATCATTGGCGGACAATATGATTCTGTTATCCCTGTTTGGGTTCAATTATTAATGCATAAACAAATTCCCCATTCGGAGTTTGTCATCTTCAGGAATACTGGCCACATTGCTAAACTCGAGGCTAAAGATGCCTTTAACAAAGTACTCCGCAACTTTTTAAATAAACACAAATCCTAA
- a CDS encoding fatty acid desaturase — MTNERQKSLRKQVAPFEKSNTKASVWQVINTIVPFILLWFLAYKSLSISYFLTLAIAVVAAGFMVRTFIIFHDCCHHSFFKNRKANKILGTITGILTVFPYSQWAHDHSVHHATSSNLDKRGTGDIWMLTVDEYSSASFWARLGYRLYRNPFVMFILGPIYVFVIKNRFNRKGARLKERLNTYLTNVSLISLTGLLCWSIGWESFLLVEGPIFLIAGSAGIWLFYVQHTFEDSYFEEDKDWEYVKAAVEGSSYYKLPKVLQWLTGNIGYHHVHHLSPRVPNYKLEEAHNNTPPLQNVPTITLGTSFSSLKFHLWDEESKKFVRFKDVRILAKMENVIGKMKAE; from the coding sequence ATGACGAACGAAAGACAAAAAAGTTTGCGTAAGCAAGTTGCTCCATTTGAAAAGTCAAATACAAAAGCCAGTGTATGGCAGGTTATTAATACAATCGTACCTTTTATTTTATTATGGTTTCTTGCCTACAAAAGTCTGTCAATTTCATATTTTCTTACCTTGGCGATTGCAGTAGTTGCCGCAGGATTTATGGTGCGTACATTTATCATTTTCCATGATTGCTGTCACCATTCCTTCTTTAAAAATCGGAAAGCAAATAAGATCCTTGGAACCATAACTGGAATTTTAACGGTATTTCCATATAGTCAATGGGCACATGACCATTCCGTCCATCACGCGACAAGCAGTAACCTCGATAAGCGCGGGACCGGAGATATTTGGATGCTTACGGTTGATGAATATTCGTCTGCATCATTTTGGGCTCGTTTAGGGTATCGCTTGTATCGTAATCCATTTGTTATGTTTATTTTAGGTCCTATTTATGTATTCGTTATCAAAAATCGCTTTAACAGAAAAGGCGCGAGGCTTAAGGAACGCCTCAATACCTATTTAACCAATGTTTCATTAATTTCATTGACAGGTTTACTTTGCTGGTCAATTGGCTGGGAATCATTCCTATTGGTAGAGGGTCCAATCTTCTTAATTGCAGGCTCTGCTGGGATCTGGCTCTTTTATGTGCAGCATACTTTTGAGGATTCTTATTTTGAAGAAGATAAGGATTGGGAATATGTGAAGGCAGCGGTAGAAGGAAGTTCATACTATAAACTGCCGAAAGTTCTACAATGGTTGACTGGTAATATTGGCTATCACCATGTTCACCATTTAAGCCCAAGAGTTCCAAATTATAAGCTTGAAGAAGCACATAATAATACACCTCCATTGCAAAATGTACCGACCATTACTTTAGGTACAAGCTTTAGTTCGTTGAAATTCCATCTATGGGATGAAGAAAGCAAAAAGTTTGTTCGGTTTAAAGATGTAAGAATTTTAGCTAAAATGGAGAATGTAATAGGAAAAATGAAAGCGGAGTAA